The window TAACTGTCACTGATGTTGCAAagccatacatatatatgagcaTGACAAGTAGGATGCAAACCTTCCGTGATACCACAACCATATATAACAGGGGATTACAAATAGCCACATAGCGGTCATAGGCCATAGCAGCCAACATGAAAACCTCAGCAACTATGAAAACTATGAAGCCTGCATGTTGGATTATACATCCATAGTACGAAATGGTTTTCTTCTCCAGCAAGAAATTAACCAGCATCTGGGGAGCAATGACAGTGGAATTGCCAAGATTGATGATTGCCAAGTGTCTGAGGAAAAAGTACATGGGAGTTTGAAGTTGAGAATCTATACTAGTGAGTGTGATGATGCCCATATTTCCAGTCACTGTCACTCCGTAGATTGctaagaagatgaagaagaggggaAGTTGAAGTTCTGGATGTTCTGACACTCCAGTGAGAATGAATGTGGTCACTTGGGAGAGATTTCCTTGAAACATTTTTGATTGATTTCATCTGCTATgggaataaataggaaaatagtTTAGAAGGCCAAAGCTGATTTGCCAGAAGTTGCAACCACTGTAGAAACCACTATATCCTagaattaagcttttttttttgttgttgttcttttaaaCTCTTTTGAAAAACCTGTATAAGAtgtagacaatttttttttttctgatttctagtTTATTGAGATGTGTTCAAAGCGTTGACTGTTAAATTTTGAATATGAGAATGTACATTTTGGAAATTAGTAAGTATAAGATTTGTGATTTTGTAAATTATATAGAATTATGAAATTGACgatgaagaagagaggaagttGAAGCTTTGGATTCTTGGAGACTCCAATGAGAATGAATGTGCTCACATGGGAGAGATTTCCTGAAACATGTTTCATCAGTTTTGTCTGCtatgaaattaaatgagaaaatagtttAGAATGCAAAGAATGATTTCCTAGAATGTACAACTTAAGTAAACTGCTATATTTTaggattaaatattattatttttagttgtttGGAAAAGGTTATCTTAAAATTGGAGAGATATTTTATGTGATTCCTGAGGATTTGAAATGGGTTCAAAAGAACTGATTGGCAAATTTTTTAGTGAAAATTCACACCTTGGAATtagcaaaaaagagaaatcaaggattttttttaaatttgttattttgttgaatgtctagATTTTAAAATGGAGTGAAATgttaacaataaatattaaattcaaagTACAAATTGAATACAAATTTTCTACCCATGGCTAGCTAGACAAATGAGAGTAATGTCAGGAATCTTCCACATCTAAATATCTGatcattaagttaaaaaaatgaataattgcatacaatgaaaatttcatttatctttgtatttctcaaatatattaaaaatatgctagttttatagaagataaaataattattaatcactttaattaaattctaattattttttaggAAGCCGTTCCCAATTCCCCTTGATTTCAGCACCCCATCTTCCTTATCTACCTgtaattcattttctatattttgctTATAAACAATGGTTTTCATGTATGCTCATTAGCTGAGCatggttgttgtttttcaattttattttttaatatacccAGCAAATTAGAAAAGGGTTTGACCCACAGAAGGGTCTTAACCAGTTTTTTTCCTGAACAAATATCTCTTCTGAGAAAATCACAGCAAGATATATCATGGACAGATTATCAGAAATCCAAGAAGATAATGAGACCCAAGAAAAGGTCCTGATCAAGTCATATCAAAGCTGAGAATTCatctttaatttctcctttccaGTGAAATAGTAGATCACTAACCTTTCTCAGTACTTCTGATATTATTCCCTAGCTTCACTACAATGACCTTCCTAGTTGTAAAATTCTATTTCCTTATGAAGACTTGTACTCTTAGCATATATTCATTGTGCTCATTCTCAGAAAAGTGGAAATGCTCAACTTCTGCCTTGAACTCAAATCTCTAAATAGAAGGTATGTATCTCCTTCTTATCATCTTTTTAgatgatctattttttcttgtcttaacAGGCCACTTTATTGTAGCCTGAGATaagaagtaattattttatagaatgcAATAAATTATTGTAATAAAAAAGTTGTAGGTATTGGGAGAACAGTTATCAGAAATTCCTTTATAACATTATCTGTCATCATCTGTGGAATGATCTATCTTTATCCAAAT of the Sarcophilus harrisii chromosome 6, mSarHar1.11, whole genome shotgun sequence genome contains:
- the LOC100932654 gene encoding olfactory receptor 8J1-like: MFQGNLSQVTTFILTGVSEHPELQLPLFFIFLAIYGVTVTGNMGIITLTSIDSQLQTPMYFFLRHLAIINLGNSTVIAPQMLVNFLLEKKTISYYGCIIQHAGFIVFIVAEVFMLAAMAYDRYVAICNPLLYMVVVSRKVCILLVMLIYMYGFATSVTVTSSVFSMSYCSSNVINHFYCDNIPLLALSCSATHIPVTIVYITAATDLFVSLTIILVSYFQIILAILRIRSAEGRWKAFSTCASHMTAVTIFYGTLLFMYVQPQSNHSLDTDKMASVFYTLVIPMLNPLIYSLRNKDVKEALKRVLTNSCQTFKNK